The following proteins are co-located in the Ruminococcaceae bacterium KH2T8 genome:
- a CDS encoding cytidine deaminase produces MTDEMLKLLNDNLQNSYSPYSNFKVSAAVTTKDGRIFTGVNIENASYGATVCAERTAIFKAVSEGLRRGDLKALYVMVGSGRIGMPCFMCRQVISEFFDPDADIYCCSTGGEYEVYKVSELCPKPFGDEDLK; encoded by the coding sequence ATGACTGACGAGATGCTAAAGCTCCTGAATGATAATCTTCAGAACAGCTACAGTCCCTATTCGAACTTCAAGGTGAGTGCAGCCGTAACTACCAAGGACGGTCGCATCTTCACAGGCGTGAATATCGAGAATGCCTCTTACGGCGCAACGGTATGCGCAGAGAGAACGGCGATATTTAAGGCTGTGAGTGAAGGATTAAGAAGAGGAGATCTTAAGGCGCTCTATGTCATGGTAGGCTCCGGCCGGATCGGAATGCCGTGCTTTATGTGCAGACAGGTGATCTCGGAGTTCTTTGATCCCGATGCCGATATCTATTGCTGTTCGACAGGCGGCGAATACGAAGTGTATAAGGTGTCGGAACTGTGTCCGAAGCCCTTTGGGGATGAGGACCTGAAATAA
- a CDS encoding Virus attachment protein p12 family protein: MLEWLSNNWGNILVIAIVIVLVALAVRSMVRSKKAGKTTCGCGCSNCAMSSACHSNMKK, encoded by the coding sequence ATGCTTGAATGGCTTTCGAATAACTGGGGGAATATCCTCGTGATAGCGATCGTGATCGTGCTCGTGGCTTTGGCCGTAAGAAGTATGGTAAGATCTAAGAAAGCGGGAAAGACAACATGCGGCTGCGGTTGCAGCAACTGTGCAATGAGCTCTGCGTGTCACTCTAATATGAAAAAATGA
- a CDS encoding lysine-N-methylase: MIVPKYYSKFQCIADKCHHTCCAGWEIDVDPDSLERYKDIPDISSHVKDGSYILEAEERCPFLRDDGLCRMILTYGEDMLCNICKDHPRFRNYMGGEEYMGLGLCCEEACRLILNDTERFELVPPRPLPFFIDTVQDDESPVSELLDGIYPDDISCAERAEEYLKFERLDDKWTKLLEDLKKSPVDPSDSAALMDKDDRRFRNLIIYFLYRHPGNIFLACDAARLIADICVSSGESLEEVARMYSSEIEYSDENLQYFE, translated from the coding sequence GTGATAGTTCCGAAGTATTACTCTAAGTTTCAGTGCATTGCCGATAAGTGTCATCACACCTGCTGTGCAGGATGGGAGATCGATGTCGACCCCGATTCACTCGAAAGATATAAAGATATCCCGGATATCTCTTCTCACGTAAAGGATGGTTCCTACATCCTTGAAGCTGAGGAGAGATGTCCTTTTTTGCGTGATGACGGCCTTTGCCGCATGATCCTTACCTATGGCGAGGATATGCTCTGCAATATCTGTAAGGACCATCCCAGATTTAGAAATTACATGGGCGGTGAGGAATATATGGGCCTCGGGCTCTGCTGTGAAGAAGCGTGCCGCCTGATACTTAACGACACGGAGAGATTCGAGCTCGTACCGCCGCGTCCGCTGCCGTTCTTTATCGATACCGTACAGGACGATGAGTCGCCTGTCTCAGAGCTTCTGGACGGCATCTATCCGGACGACATAAGCTGTGCCGAGAGAGCAGAAGAGTATCTTAAGTTCGAGCGTCTTGACGATAAGTGGACAAAGCTTCTCGAAGATCTTAAGAAGTCCCCCGTCGATCCTTCCGACAGTGCCGCTCTCATGGATAAGGATGACAGGAGATTTCGAAATCTCATCATATATTTCCTTTATCGCCATCCGGGAAATATCTTCCTTGCCTGCGATGCCGCAAGGCTCATCGCGGATATCTGTGTTTCTTCCGGTGAGAGCCTTGAAGAAGTAGCCAGGATGTACTCGTCCGAGATCGAATATTCGGATGAGAATCTTCAGTATTTTGAGTAA
- a CDS encoding RNA polymerase sigma-70 factor, ECF subfamily, producing the protein MEDSKIVDLYWARDEEAITQTQIKYERYLTKVAYNILYSEEDSAETVNDTYLHAWNAIPPHRPDVLSAFLGKITRRLSIDLYRKKNAGKRGGGEYEMSLQELAESGFEPGRCMENDSEYQDLGKLISAYLRTVSEDMRNVFISRYYRCDSVADICENFGFSPSKVKSMLFRTRNGLAEYLRKEGYEA; encoded by the coding sequence TTGGAGGATTCCAAGATAGTCGATCTTTACTGGGCACGCGATGAAGAAGCGATAACCCAGACTCAGATTAAGTATGAGCGTTACCTTACCAAGGTTGCGTACAACATCTTATATTCTGAGGAAGACAGCGCAGAGACCGTAAACGATACGTATCTTCACGCATGGAATGCCATCCCGCCTCACAGGCCCGATGTATTATCCGCATTCCTCGGCAAGATCACGAGAAGGCTTTCGATCGATCTTTATCGAAAGAAGAATGCCGGAAAGCGCGGCGGCGGTGAGTACGAGATGTCACTTCAGGAATTGGCCGAGAGCGGATTCGAGCCCGGCAGATGCATGGAGAATGACAGTGAGTATCAGGACTTGGGTAAGCTCATCAGTGCTTATTTGAGGACCGTCTCCGAGGATATGCGCAATGTCTTTATAAGCAGATACTACCGTTGCGATTCAGTCGCCGATATCTGCGAGAATTTCGGCTTTTCTCCGTCGAAGGTTAAAAGTATGCTCTTTAGGACAAGGAATGGCCTTGCCGAATATTTGAGAAAGGAGGGGTACGAAGCATGA
- a CDS encoding AAA domain-containing protein: protein MSTETDVEQQLETDNKTPAAISGAEKITMWERKLLDLDLRNQLINMRLTKKVIPLFVSSLSDLEDKLSEGKDFVIQGRNVPDEEEKKEEAVGTETSETEAVSEGEQASESADKPAETPAAEKKQTGIPAKEYTFENMHDLTGFEDEIRKAYEKNKLISSITRADLDDRVKDLYRSAKSSLEENGANTLYIALGLLKWYEQDGEKACHYAPLVLVPIDLVRRSLALGYVIRIREEDPMLNISILEKLKAEFDIRIDGLDELPLDDSGTDLNGVFERVREGIRVKDNWEVLESAYIGIFSFTQFVMWNDLKTRRDELRKNNVVNSLIEGYLTWECEPMETDVYQDESGIMLPMQADASQLCAIRAAKEGKSFVLHGPPGTGKSQTITSMIANLLYDGKKVLFAAEKKAALEVVYNRLGKIGLAPFCLELHSNKARKRDVLEQLRIVSEIAVKGDSEAYLKRSQEMHDKRVALDQYVNELHAVGGSGYSLFELISIYEKTKDAPDIEPFDDQTINDLKKDDIENIKTELMRLIDIGREYKSDEAAKTLTFVKSTEYSQSMREEVPSRVTAYENALDDLRSKASGKSIDAIKESIVWYNEGLKTAAARDEILSSWDKDFFGEDPRALLKEYKAAEDKWAIMKTMAINAVYKKVSMYDLHKAHKADLKEQLEKLQAFKEMESIHPIVAESDYIASYNEALKARESLSDLIKLDGELTDIDKDISMCGVLRDNSTALKNRIQYNREISVLLGLGARNLTKAYDEGTVSEVQLSDALEKAYSRKLIIKTIDASDVLKNFSGTVFESSIEQYKKLNDEYTELTKQEIYYKLASRIPDFTKVGLPSSELGKLKKAIASGGRGTSLRKLFSEIPNLLRELCPCMLMSPISVAQYLELKDFKFDAVIFDEASQLPTCKAVGVLARGDSAVIVGDPKQMPPTSFFMSEHLDEDNIEIEDLESILDDCLALNMPQTHLRWHYRSRHESLIEFSNKAFYENRLYTFPSSNDLTSKVTFVKLDGIFDRGRTRTNQKEAEAVVEDIVRRFKDPELKKQSIGVVTFNINQQNKIDDLLQEACKRDPELESWAYSSEEPIFIKNLENVQGDERDVILFSVGYGTDETGSVYMNFGPLNKDGGWRRLNVAVTRSRYEMKVFSSMGPEQIRNASSSSRGVQAMRRFLEYASGSTVWETGLEDTYAADSDGGSAPLIDRDAEFTGAADYIISALENKGYKCVKAVGKSGYKIDIGVVDKVNDGIYTAGIMIDGATYKNAKSTRDREVAQKSVLEGLGWRIMRVWSVDLWEDPEKVISRVIDFIEKKDIPVEVPAAETAPEAEVPEENGDEVTAASEAETSAPITEDRDILVPYVKVSLPVSEMTADEFYSAGMTETLAEKVWRILEAESPISKELIARRLAESCSISRVTDKVRDRVEYLCGLKRFKYTKYDDRRYYWSEDRTPENYKLIRYAEDATTRRDHTDLPVEEAMNAVVYTVKSQVGLPEADIPSEAAKIMGYSRPTDNIKAVFKDALDMALEEGLLSRGVGDNIVAV, encoded by the coding sequence ATGAGTACTGAAACAGATGTTGAGCAGCAGCTCGAGACTGATAACAAGACACCTGCTGCGATCAGCGGCGCGGAAAAGATCACTATGTGGGAGCGAAAGCTCTTAGATCTCGACCTTCGAAATCAGCTCATCAACATGAGGCTCACGAAGAAGGTCATCCCGCTCTTCGTATCCTCGCTTTCCGATCTTGAGGATAAGCTCAGTGAGGGTAAGGATTTTGTAATTCAGGGAAGAAATGTACCTGACGAAGAAGAGAAAAAGGAAGAGGCCGTAGGTACAGAGACTTCAGAAACTGAGGCTGTTTCTGAAGGCGAGCAGGCATCTGAATCTGCCGATAAGCCTGCCGAAACTCCTGCTGCAGAAAAAAAGCAGACAGGTATTCCCGCAAAGGAATACACTTTCGAGAATATGCATGATCTTACGGGCTTTGAAGATGAGATCAGGAAGGCATACGAAAAGAATAAGCTCATCTCATCGATCACGAGAGCCGATCTCGATGACAGGGTAAAAGATCTTTACAGGAGCGCGAAGTCATCTCTCGAGGAGAACGGCGCGAATACTCTCTATATCGCATTAGGTCTCCTTAAATGGTATGAGCAGGACGGCGAGAAGGCTTGTCACTATGCGCCTCTCGTACTGGTTCCGATCGACCTTGTGAGAAGATCGCTCGCACTGGGTTATGTCATAAGGATCAGGGAAGAAGATCCGATGCTCAATATCTCGATACTTGAAAAGCTCAAGGCCGAGTTCGATATCAGGATCGACGGTCTTGATGAACTCCCGCTCGATGATTCGGGTACCGACCTTAACGGCGTATTCGAAAGAGTCAGGGAAGGCATTCGAGTAAAGGATAACTGGGAAGTCTTAGAGTCGGCTTATATAGGTATATTTTCGTTCACGCAGTTCGTGATGTGGAATGACCTTAAGACACGCCGCGATGAGCTTCGAAAGAATAATGTGGTCAACAGCCTTATCGAAGGATATCTAACTTGGGAATGTGAGCCTATGGAGACTGACGTATATCAGGACGAAAGCGGCATCATGCTCCCGATGCAGGCTGATGCTTCACAGCTCTGTGCTATCCGCGCCGCAAAGGAGGGAAAGAGCTTCGTACTCCACGGTCCTCCGGGAACAGGTAAATCACAGACGATCACTTCGATGATCGCGAACCTTCTCTATGACGGTAAGAAGGTCCTCTTTGCAGCCGAGAAGAAGGCTGCCCTTGAAGTCGTTTATAACAGGCTCGGAAAGATCGGACTTGCGCCTTTCTGCCTTGAGCTTCATTCAAATAAAGCACGAAAGAGAGATGTCCTTGAACAGCTGAGGATCGTATCCGAGATCGCGGTCAAGGGTGACTCCGAGGCGTATCTTAAAAGATCTCAGGAGATGCACGACAAGAGAGTTGCGCTCGATCAGTATGTCAACGAGCTTCATGCAGTCGGTGGCTCCGGTTATTCACTCTTTGAGCTCATAAGTATCTACGAAAAGACCAAGGATGCTCCCGATATCGAGCCCTTTGACGATCAGACGATAAATGATCTTAAGAAGGACGATATCGAGAATATAAAGACTGAACTCATGAGGCTCATCGATATCGGTCGTGAGTATAAGTCCGACGAAGCGGCAAAGACACTGACTTTCGTAAAGAGTACAGAGTATTCGCAGTCGATGAGAGAAGAGGTTCCGTCGCGCGTGACGGCTTACGAGAATGCTCTTGATGACTTAAGATCAAAGGCTTCGGGTAAGAGTATCGATGCCATAAAGGAATCGATCGTCTGGTATAACGAAGGCCTCAAGACTGCTGCAGCAAGAGACGAGATCCTTTCGTCCTGGGATAAGGATTTCTTCGGAGAAGATCCGAGGGCGCTCCTTAAGGAATATAAGGCTGCAGAAGATAAGTGGGCGATAATGAAGACGATGGCTATAAATGCCGTCTATAAGAAGGTCTCGATGTACGATCTTCATAAGGCTCACAAGGCTGATCTTAAAGAGCAGCTCGAGAAGCTTCAGGCATTTAAGGAGATGGAGTCTATCCATCCGATCGTAGCAGAGAGCGACTATATCGCATCCTATAACGAGGCGCTCAAGGCACGTGAGTCATTATCCGACCTCATAAAGCTCGACGGTGAGCTTACCGATATCGATAAGGATATCTCGATGTGCGGCGTGCTCCGTGATAACAGCACGGCATTAAAGAACAGGATCCAGTATAACCGCGAGATCTCAGTACTCCTTGGACTTGGTGCGAGGAATCTTACTAAGGCTTACGATGAGGGCACCGTCAGCGAGGTGCAGCTTTCCGATGCACTTGAGAAAGCATATTCAAGGAAGCTCATCATAAAGACGATAGATGCTTCCGATGTCCTGAAGAATTTCTCGGGTACGGTCTTTGAGAGCAGCATCGAGCAGTATAAGAAGCTGAACGATGAATATACCGAGCTTACAAAGCAGGAGATCTACTATAAGCTCGCATCACGTATACCTGACTTCACTAAGGTCGGACTTCCGAGCTCGGAACTCGGTAAGCTCAAGAAAGCGATCGCGAGCGGCGGCCGCGGCACGAGCCTTCGAAAGCTCTTCTCCGAGATACCTAATCTCCTGAGGGAACTGTGTCCGTGTATGCTCATGAGCCCCATCTCAGTCGCTCAGTATCTGGAACTCAAGGACTTTAAATTCGACGCAGTCATCTTCGACGAGGCATCACAGCTTCCGACATGTAAGGCGGTAGGTGTACTCGCAAGAGGCGATAGCGCTGTTATCGTAGGTGACCCCAAGCAGATGCCTCCTACGTCGTTCTTTATGTCAGAGCATCTCGATGAAGACAATATCGAGATCGAGGACCTCGAGAGCATACTCGACGATTGCCTTGCTCTTAATATGCCGCAGACACACTTAAGGTGGCACTACAGATCCCGTCATGAGTCCTTGATCGAGTTCAGTAATAAGGCTTTCTACGAGAACAGGCTCTATACATTCCCGTCCTCAAATGACTTAACGAGCAAGGTTACTTTCGTAAAGCTCGACGGAATATTCGACCGAGGCAGGACAAGGACGAATCAGAAAGAAGCTGAGGCTGTCGTAGAAGATATCGTAAGACGTTTTAAGGATCCGGAACTCAAGAAGCAGTCCATCGGTGTCGTTACGTTTAATATCAATCAGCAAAATAAGATCGACGATCTTTTGCAGGAAGCATGCAAGAGGGATCCCGAGCTCGAGAGCTGGGCGTATTCTTCGGAGGAGCCGATCTTTATAAAGAACCTCGAGAATGTTCAGGGTGATGAGCGTGACGTTATCCTTTTCTCCGTCGGATACGGTACGGATGAAACGGGCAGCGTCTACATGAACTTCGGTCCCTTAAATAAGGACGGAGGCTGGAGAAGGCTTAACGTAGCAGTCACGAGATCAAGGTATGAGATGAAGGTGTTCTCATCGATGGGTCCTGAGCAGATCAGAAATGCATCGTCCTCTTCAAGAGGAGTTCAGGCAATGAGAAGATTCCTCGAATATGCATCCGGCAGTACTGTATGGGAGACCGGTCTTGAGGATACTTATGCCGCGGATTCGGATGGCGGATCAGCTCCTCTGATCGACAGAGATGCCGAATTTACGGGTGCAGCTGATTATATCATTTCAGCGCTTGAGAATAAGGGTTATAAGTGCGTAAAGGCTGTAGGTAAGTCAGGTTATAAGATCGATATCGGTGTAGTAGATAAGGTGAATGACGGTATCTATACTGCCGGCATCATGATCGACGGCGCGACATACAAAAACGCGAAGAGTACGAGAGATCGTGAGGTCGCTCAAAAGAGCGTTCTCGAGGGACTCGGCTGGCGCATAATGAGAGTATGGTCGGTGGATCTCTGGGAAGATCCCGAGAAGGTGATCTCAAGGGTCATCGACTTTATCGAGAAGAAGGATATCCCCGTAGAGGTACCTGCAGCGGAGACTGCTCCCGAGGCTGAAGTTCCTGAAGAGAATGGTGATGAGGTTACTGCGGCTTCAGAGGCAGAGACATCAGCTCCTATTACTGAAGACAGGGATATACTGGTTCCGTACGTAAAGGTATCGCTTCCCGTATCAGAGATGACCGCTGACGAATTCTATTCGGCAGGTATGACAGAGACGCTTGCAGAGAAGGTATGGCGTATCCTTGAAGCAGAATCTCCGATAAGTAAAGAGCTGATAGCAAGAAGGCTCGCGGAGTCCTGCTCGATCAGTCGTGTAACGGATAAGGTCAGGGACAGAGTCGAATATCTTTGCGGATTAAAGAGGTTCAAATACACGAAATATGACGACAGAAGATATTACTGGTCCGAGGACAGAACGCCTGAGAATTATAAGCTCATCAGATATGCCGAGGATGCTACGACGAGGCGCGATCATACCGATCTTCCCGTTGAGGAGGCGATGAACGCAGTCGTATATACGGTAAAGTCACAGGTCGGACTTCCTGAGGCTGATATCCCTTCTGAAGCAGCCAAGATCATGGGCTACAGCCGCCCGACTGATAACATAAAGGCAGTATTTAAGGATGCGCTCGATATGGCTCTCGAAGAAGGACTTCTTTCAAGAGGCGTAGGCGACAATATCGTAGCAGTATAA
- a CDS encoding Uracil-DNA glycosylase (manually curated), whose protein sequence is MNWEQLIKEESKKDYYRDLMSFVDDEYSKGEVFPPRDKIFTALESTPLENVKCVILGQDPYHDVGQAHGMAFSVNKGIKIPPSLVNIYKELHDELGTYIPDNGYLMKWAEQGVLLLNTVLTVRAHEANSHKGKGWEKFTDRVISEVGKKDEPVVFMLWGKPAQTKKKLITNPAHLVLESVHPSPLSVYRGFYGCGHFVKCNEFLKENGIKEIDWQIENDQASLSNLL, encoded by the coding sequence TTGAACTGGGAACAACTCATAAAAGAAGAATCGAAGAAGGATTACTACAGGGACCTTATGTCCTTCGTAGACGATGAATATTCAAAAGGCGAAGTATTCCCGCCGAGGGATAAGATCTTTACGGCACTTGAGTCGACGCCTCTTGAGAACGTTAAGTGCGTTATATTGGGACAGGATCCCTATCACGACGTAGGTCAGGCTCACGGCATGGCTTTCTCGGTGAATAAGGGCATAAAGATCCCTCCGTCTCTCGTGAACATCTATAAGGAACTTCACGATGAGTTGGGAACATATATCCCTGATAACGGTTACCTGATGAAGTGGGCTGAGCAGGGAGTACTGCTACTTAACACTGTACTCACTGTCAGGGCGCACGAAGCAAATTCTCATAAGGGCAAAGGCTGGGAGAAGTTCACCGACAGAGTCATCTCGGAGGTCGGAAAGAAAGATGAGCCCGTAGTCTTCATGCTGTGGGGAAAGCCTGCACAGACGAAGAAGAAGCTCATAACGAATCCCGCACATCTCGTGCTCGAAAGCGTTCACCCGTCGCCCTTGTCCGTATACAGAGGCTTTTACGGATGCGGCCATTTTGTTAAGTGTAATGAGTTCCTTAAGGAGAACGGGATAAAGGAGATCGACTGGCAGATCGAGAATGATCAGGCTTCCTTGTCGAATCTTCTGTAG